A window from Citrus sinensis cultivar Valencia sweet orange chromosome 3, DVS_A1.0, whole genome shotgun sequence encodes these proteins:
- the LOC102617869 gene encoding uncharacterized protein LOC102617869 isoform X9 → MNKKRRIFQANPKYPSPIRTTFPTEFRSSESESNAAKVDEPKTSEYAFFKKLKTNAGRRFNSHPLQKEEIQPNKFKSSEFLRGVDLKRASTSFQDMSNLGKGMEALRPGGMFLLQNPGYSLFCQYWKPGQNENVEPLYSETWLNDDNCPPNQNKHDDLFSRKRQKLHQWVADISYPEIEELCSKGYDFVSVLLSRLFAVSNEENRFQISKSERVEGINKSNLLSLPKSNNQLKELHRTSTKNFLEAECVPYLENGSSACWLDSLRKGNSSNSGSLTYHADNVFLDCDLREPCWELRGKNKISWIDSDSAFSFPLKNYGHFRSVHIRELDDFQDPGSSLLRTEQHPLLLELDSENLTNERTSLVSKTELIMYPSTLTSFADDHGQSLREFGQLGDSELCVPSFICEHSPNFHSLPPSHSTVYCKDDGIVDNEDIAADLNNHPLTLSSFSHMPRYAGLTEGCHNLTASGGSRTFLSPGNDRWFMREVSCKQHYDPGTEDSLSSELSLDFRKKCLAIGNSSNKHYSFTHPAPQFPQNEGIFSYFHAENEDEYRIDWLSCGGILNHHGQDMVNIDDWSSFYFQISPDKEKSCPLLPYKMSWDASEGELS, encoded by the exons atgaataagaaaagaagaattttcCAAGCTAATCCTAAATATCCATCACCGATTCGAACCACATTTCCTACTGAATTTCGGAGCTCCGAGAGCGAATCCAACGCTGCAAAAG TTGATGAACCTAAAACTTCTGAGTATgcattttttaagaaattgaagaCAAACGCAGGCCGCAGATTCAATTCTCATCCTCTGCAGAAGGAGGAAATTCAACCAAATAAGTTCAAATCAAGTGAATTTCTTAGAG GTGTAGATTTGAAGAGAGCTTCAACCTCCTTTCAGGATATGTCCAACTTGGGGAAAGGCATGGAGGCTCTGAGACCTGGAGGTATGTTTTTGTTACAGAACCCTGGCTATTCTCTATTTTGCCAATATTGGAAGCCAG GTCAAAATGAGAATGTTGAACCATTGTATAGTGAAACGTGGTTGAATGATGACAACTGTCCACCAAATCAGAATAAACATGATGATCTCTTTTCCAGAAAGAGACAGAAACTACATCAGTGGGTTGCAGATATCTCATATCCTGAAATTGAAGAACTCTGTTCAAAGGG GTACGATTTTGTTTCTGTGCTCCTTAGTCGGCTGTTTGCTGTGAGCAATGAAGAAAAT AGGTTCCAGATCTCAAAGTCAGAGCGAGTTGAGGGCATTAACAAATCCAATTTACTTTCTTTACCTAAgtcaaataatcaattaaaggaACTTCATCGCACATCCACAAAAAACTTTCTGGAGGCTGAATGCGTCCCATACCTGGAAAATGGTTCTTCAGCTTGTTGGTTAGACAGCTTAAGAAAGGGAAATTCATCAAATTCTGGCTCCTTGACCTATCATGCTGACAACGTCTTTCTTGATTGCGATCTAAGGGAACCTTGCTGGGAATTAAGAGGGAAGAATAAAATCTCTTGGATTGACAGTGATTCTGCTTTTagttttcctttaaaaaattatggtcATTTCCGTTCAGTTCATATCAGAGAGTTGGATGATTTCCAGGACCCAGGTAGTTCTTTGCTTAGAACGGAGCAGCATCCCCTGCTGCTAGAGTTGGATTCTGAGAATTTGACAAATGAGAGAACTTCTCTCGTTTCTAAAACAGAGTTGATCATGTATCCCTCAACTTTAACTTCTTTTGCCGATGATCATGGTCAGAGTCTGCGTGAGTTTGGACAACTTGGTGACAGTGAGTTGTGTGTGCCGTCTTTCATTTGCGAGCACTCTCCAAACTTTCATTCCTTACCACCCTCACACTCAACCGTCTATTGCAAAGATGATGGTATTGTGGACAATGAAGATATAGCAGCAGATTTGAACAACCATCCTTTAACATTATCTTCATTCTCCCATATGCCAAGATATGCGGGTCTGACTGAAGGTTGCCATAACCTTACTGCAAGTGGGGGTAGCAGGACCTTCCTTTCTCCTGGAAATGACCGTTGGTTTATGAGGGAAGTTTCCTGCAAGCAGCATTATGATCCAGGCACAGAAGATAGCCTTTCATCTGAACTTAGTCTTGATTTTAGGAAAAAATGCTTAGCGATAGGCAATTCCTCAAATAAGCATTATTCATTCACTCATCCTGCTCCTCAATTTCCTCAAAACGAAggcatattttcatattttcatgcTGAAAATGAGGATGAATATCGCATAGATTGGTTGAGCTGTGGAGGAATCCTCAATCATCATGGCCAAGATATGGTTAACATTGATGACTGGTCATCATTTTACTTCCAGATATCTCCGGACAAGGAAAAGTCGTGCCCTCTGCTGCCTTATAAAATGAGCTGGGATGCATCTGAAGGAGAATTGTCATGA
- the LOC102617869 gene encoding uncharacterized protein LOC102617869 isoform X12, producing MNKKRRIFQANPKYPSPIRTTFPTEFRSSESESNAAKVDEPKTSEYAFFKKLKTNAGRRFNSHPLQKEEIQPNKFKSSEFLRVGVDLKRASTSFQDMSNLGKGQNENVEPLYSETWLNDDNCPPNQNKHDDLFSRKRQKLHQWVADISYPEIEELCSKGYDFVSVLLSRLFAVSNEENRFQISKSERVEGINKSNLLSLPKSNNQLKELHRTSTKNFLEAECVPYLENGSSACWLDSLRKGNSSNSGSLTYHADNVFLDCDLREPCWELRGKNKISWIDSDSAFSFPLKNYGHFRSVHIRELDDFQDPGSSLLRTEQHPLLLELDSENLTNERTSLVSKTELIMYPSTLTSFADDHGQSLREFGQLGDSELCVPSFICEHSPNFHSLPPSHSTVYCKDDGIVDNEDIAADLNNHPLTLSSFSHMPRYAGLTEGCHNLTASGGSRTFLSPGNDRWFMREVSCKQHYDPGTEDSLSSELSLDFRKKCLAIGNSSNKHYSFTHPAPQFPQNEGIFSYFHAENEDEYRIDWLSCGGILNHHGQDMVNIDDWSSFYFQISPDKEKSCPLLPYKMSWDASEGELS from the exons atgaataagaaaagaagaattttcCAAGCTAATCCTAAATATCCATCACCGATTCGAACCACATTTCCTACTGAATTTCGGAGCTCCGAGAGCGAATCCAACGCTGCAAAAG TTGATGAACCTAAAACTTCTGAGTATgcattttttaagaaattgaagaCAAACGCAGGCCGCAGATTCAATTCTCATCCTCTGCAGAAGGAGGAAATTCAACCAAATAAGTTCAAATCAAGTGAATTTCTTAGAG TAGGTGTAGATTTGAAGAGAGCTTCAACCTCCTTTCAGGATATGTCCAACTTGGGGAAAG GTCAAAATGAGAATGTTGAACCATTGTATAGTGAAACGTGGTTGAATGATGACAACTGTCCACCAAATCAGAATAAACATGATGATCTCTTTTCCAGAAAGAGACAGAAACTACATCAGTGGGTTGCAGATATCTCATATCCTGAAATTGAAGAACTCTGTTCAAAGGG GTACGATTTTGTTTCTGTGCTCCTTAGTCGGCTGTTTGCTGTGAGCAATGAAGAAAAT AGGTTCCAGATCTCAAAGTCAGAGCGAGTTGAGGGCATTAACAAATCCAATTTACTTTCTTTACCTAAgtcaaataatcaattaaaggaACTTCATCGCACATCCACAAAAAACTTTCTGGAGGCTGAATGCGTCCCATACCTGGAAAATGGTTCTTCAGCTTGTTGGTTAGACAGCTTAAGAAAGGGAAATTCATCAAATTCTGGCTCCTTGACCTATCATGCTGACAACGTCTTTCTTGATTGCGATCTAAGGGAACCTTGCTGGGAATTAAGAGGGAAGAATAAAATCTCTTGGATTGACAGTGATTCTGCTTTTagttttcctttaaaaaattatggtcATTTCCGTTCAGTTCATATCAGAGAGTTGGATGATTTCCAGGACCCAGGTAGTTCTTTGCTTAGAACGGAGCAGCATCCCCTGCTGCTAGAGTTGGATTCTGAGAATTTGACAAATGAGAGAACTTCTCTCGTTTCTAAAACAGAGTTGATCATGTATCCCTCAACTTTAACTTCTTTTGCCGATGATCATGGTCAGAGTCTGCGTGAGTTTGGACAACTTGGTGACAGTGAGTTGTGTGTGCCGTCTTTCATTTGCGAGCACTCTCCAAACTTTCATTCCTTACCACCCTCACACTCAACCGTCTATTGCAAAGATGATGGTATTGTGGACAATGAAGATATAGCAGCAGATTTGAACAACCATCCTTTAACATTATCTTCATTCTCCCATATGCCAAGATATGCGGGTCTGACTGAAGGTTGCCATAACCTTACTGCAAGTGGGGGTAGCAGGACCTTCCTTTCTCCTGGAAATGACCGTTGGTTTATGAGGGAAGTTTCCTGCAAGCAGCATTATGATCCAGGCACAGAAGATAGCCTTTCATCTGAACTTAGTCTTGATTTTAGGAAAAAATGCTTAGCGATAGGCAATTCCTCAAATAAGCATTATTCATTCACTCATCCTGCTCCTCAATTTCCTCAAAACGAAggcatattttcatattttcatgcTGAAAATGAGGATGAATATCGCATAGATTGGTTGAGCTGTGGAGGAATCCTCAATCATCATGGCCAAGATATGGTTAACATTGATGACTGGTCATCATTTTACTTCCAGATATCTCCGGACAAGGAAAAGTCGTGCCCTCTGCTGCCTTATAAAATGAGCTGGGATGCATCTGAAGGAGAATTGTCATGA